Below is a genomic region from Macaca thibetana thibetana isolate TM-01 chromosome 1, ASM2454274v1, whole genome shotgun sequence.
TAGAACTCTGAGCAAATAAAAGTGGTTATTGTTTCAAGACACTAAGTTATGcagtggtttgttatgcagccataaacaacaGATATATGTGCCTAGAATGGCAGAGTTAGTTTCCCTTCTCTACTAGCATGTTGCACCAGCAATAGGAAAAGGACAGGTTGGGGTCATTTTCCTCAAATGGAGATTATCATAGCACAGGCAAAGGCTTCAGGAACTCATTTCTCAGCCCATGCAGTAGGATATGATTATAGGATGTCCTCAAGTCCTCTCCAGGTACACTACCATTCCCCAGTTCTCTCACCTGCTCTCTGATGCTTGGCATTTCTTTAGTTGGGGGCTAAGAGTTATACtacacaaattaaaatacattactttaaaatattccattgtattaaaATGCAAACACTCTTGAGAAGTAATCTACTAACTTAACATTTCCCCAAGATTCAAGTAACTGTCTTCAGATCTTCTCCAAAGAGCGTATTTTGAAAGAAAGAGCACTGGTCCCCTGAAAGAGGGCTTAGGCTAAGAGAACCCATTGTTTGCCTAGACTTTTGTTAAGAATACAGACCTGTCTTGTGCCATGGGAGACTAGTAGGACCACAGGAGACCTTGCCCTCTTTGTTTCATATCTTCTGAAGTGATCAGACAGAAACACGGAGAGGAATACAGCAATAAGACACCTGCTTCTATCTGCAGGGCTTTCCAGGGTCTCTGTCAGAGCTGGGTACTTCTCGCCCCATCTTATGGCTACTGGGCATCTCATCTCTCATCCTGGTGAAGGACTTGTCACCACCATAGTGTGCGGTTTAGTTGATCACTAGTTCTAGGGTGCTCCCTCTCTTCCACCAACAGCATAGTGGTAGGGGAGGAAAAGCTCAGACTAGAAAGTTCAAGATGCTTCTGGCTCTGACACTGGAGCCAAGCCTACTGGTAATTTCTGAGGGAAATGCACATGAGGTGAATGAACCACAGTATGGGAAATGACCCAACATGCTTCAGGGCTAAGCGACTGTAATCATAATTCTACCAGACTGTACTTCCATATTTAAGGCTACTGATTTTCAGGTTTGTGTCTGAACTGCCTGGTTTTTGCTTGGTTACAGATATGAAATAGTTAATTCTACAGTTTTAAATTTAGTGAAAGCTCTGGCATAAATACACAGCTTCAGAATGCTGGATACAACTAATGGCCACATGTACTATACACATGGTAATATTACCCAACAACTGAAATAATGGCTCATGAAATGACTCTTCTAACTCCAATTATTCATTTCCTTCTCATTCTCCCTCTAACAGCAGAGACACTAGACATTGCAGGTTTACTTCACTCCTCATCTGAACCTTTGGCCTAGTGACTTATCCCTTGAGGCATGCTATAATCACTAAGAAATGTTATCCCTGTCACTTCTTATTGCTTAATTATGGTTCTATTTTAGGCTCCTGGAATTATTTGGCTTGGAAAGACCTCCCTTATGTGTGATCTTTGAACAAGCCTCCATGTTGAGTTATCCTTGAGCTCACATTGTCTGTTCCATTTATATCTTGTTCTGACTTAGGCAATACTTGACTGCCCCTTGGTTCCACAACACCTTGAGTAATTGTAATGAGCTCTAACATTTAAGCTATTTTTCATCTAAAGAGATACCATCAACCCTCAGTCAGAAAGGTCTGttcttaaagtagtttttcccaacGCCTGATGGAGTTTTGCACTGATGAATTCCAATGGGTCCCCTATTTTAAACCAGTGACAGGGAAAAAGCTTCCGTCTTTCCGATTCACTCTTGTCCTGGGGACTGtgctttaaaaactcaaaatctgcacatattgtctcttttttttcttttctttttttgacatggtctcactgtgttgcccaggctggagtgcagcggcatgattttggcttactgcaacctctgcctcccaggctcaattgatcctcccaccccagcctcccaagtagctgggaccacaagcgcacACCATCATatttagctaattttttgtatttttggtagagatggggttttgccacattgtccaggctggtcttgaactcctgagctcaagtcatttgcccacttcggcctcccaaagcacttggTTGTATATGTGTTGCTTCGTAGTACTAAAGGCGAACTGAAAGATATGGCAGGTCCTAGGCACATGCATAGACTGCAAAACTGGATAGAATAAAGTTAAGAGTGTTCTACAAATTTGGGACTTCTGGAGGATACATCCATGTTCAGTGTTCCAATCacttattttgctttccattaaGACATTGTTTCATATCAGCCTTTTATGAATGTGAATCCTATTGCTTCAATTAGAGTATAAGCTTCTCAAGAACAAAAGGCAGAGATCATATGCCTCTTACATAGCTCTGTCCCTATAGATAGCTCTACTCAGTTGTTTGATCAAttgcataaataaatgatattgtATTTTCAAGACAGCTGTTTGGGATTAGGAGCTTGCAAAAATAGCCTGACATTAAGATAAAGCCAGATTGGAGAACAGTGTCCTGCTTCATCCCGCCAGAGAATAGTTCAGATCAGGCCTAGGATAGATCTATGTTGAGAAAGGGTATAATTACCCTGATCCAGAGTGGCCCCAGGTCTTGCCTGGCAGACTGAGTTACATCTATCAGGGCCTTTTAAAAGGCTTACTTGGCTccttagaaatataaataaactcaAAACATCATTTATAAAGGTCACTGAGAATGGCCGGGGTCAGAATAACTTCAGTCCATTTTGTGCCAATGCCAAGAAGAGGAAGTTGCTGAATACTTAGATAAGTTCCTTGAGAGTACTATGTTGCTAAATGCAAACCCAGAATGAGAAGTTTATAGCTGAATTTTTACTCTGTAATTCAAATGCCAATCCAGCAATGAAATACGCTGTAGGAATTCCAGTAAGAGATTATCATCTGACTTGGAAACCAGCTGTCCTCAGTGAATACAAAGATTTACCACCTGCAAGTGCTGTAATTCAGCAGAACTATGCAGAGGTGAAAAACTCAAGTTTTTATTTAAGTGCAATGAAGACTGTGCTTTAACAAATTTTGCTTCTCTGAAACCCCCCCAAAATGGCCCTaaagaaaggaatagaaaatcaaagtATAAAAACCCTTCAATTCAGGAATTTAAGTTTACCCAAGTAAATGTATACTTTGAGAATTACTACAATTTGGTAAAGATTATCTTTTAAATAGAACAAGTGAGATAACACAAAGAGGTGGCCCCTAGATTACTTTTCACATCATTAAGAATCCACACCTCAGCTCTAAGAATTTGAGAAGTGGAAGCAAGGAGAGAAGTTTAACCCCGGGAGGGACAGCTCTAtaaagtgctgcaataaactcaTGGCAGTAATTTTGAACCAGTAATTTCCTTCACAGAAATTAACAATTATTGTGTATTTGTGAATTTATATATCAAACCCTTTCAAACgtactgtattttatttgaaacatgTCTATGTCAGGGTGATCCCAGAAAAGCCAGTGCAGATGGTCTTCATACCAATGAACCCTCACTTCTCATTCATTTGCTCTTGTTCCTCCCACAGATGGGATACAGCTGCCTTTGTATAAAACTGATGCAATATGACTTTGTCACTTATATCATCACCTGAGTACTCTCATACCACCCTAGGAAAGCCAAGCAAgataacattttttcaaaataatgggTTCAGTCGACCTTTTATAGCCACATTTGAAAGcacttctctctctcacacacacatgcacacacacacactcctcctcAACAGGTTATAAAGCAAAATTTGCAAGTAGAAGGATGCAGTGCAGTGAACTTCACAGCCTGAAATATGTAAGTGACACATCTGGAATACGGAACAGCAACTTTACTAGcactttaaatttcaaatgagCCAGCTGGCCAATAAGCTGCTACTGAAATCTTGGGCTCTCAAATTCCtcactataaaataaaatgaggctgggagcaggggctcacgcctataatcccagcactttgggaggctgaggtggatcacctaaggtcaggagtttgagaccagcctggccaacacggtgaagctttgtccctactaaaaatacaaaaattagccaggcgtggtggcaggcgcctgtaatcccagctactcagggggctgaggaagaactgcttgaacccgggaagcggaggttgcagtgagctgagatcgtgccactgcactccaacctgggcagcagagtgagagtccatctcaaaacaaaaaacaaaaacaaaaaaaacaagattaaatTAGATTATCTCTGAGGTCTCatctaacatttctttttcatggttCTCATTTCTTCATATATCTTTGAAGTGTTCAGACTGAGAATTAAGATTGCACATATCTGCATTTAACCAATATTATAAAACCTCATTGATAATCAGTTTTCCTTAACAGAGGCTTAACAAAAGTAAATAACTGTATGTACCACAAAGAGATCCAAGATGCATTATTGTCACACAATGCTTAACACATACTAAActgttagaaatttttttaaggtaaatgAAAGACACTGTGAGTACATCAGACTTGTTTATTCCTTAGAAAAAGAAGTGTGTTAGACAATGAAACTTTTGGCTTTTATGTATGTCATTCATAAATAAAAGCACAACTATCTATAGAAATGCTTTAGAGAAGTCAGTAATGAAATGTTATACTTTCAACTCAAATTacgtaatataaaaatataaagctcaTCTATATTATTATTACCAGAAGATAATACCCTCAAACAAACCCATTTAAAAACAGGACGTCCCTAAGTTTTTCAGAAACTTTTATGGATACAATCTTATATTTGTGCTTATGTTCTCtgataataattgtttttttttttaagtcctcaaAGGTAATATTTTGACTTTTTGGAATTTCTGgtaaataaatcataatttaatGTGATACTCACAGACTTTGTGAGaaaattacaatatttatttacacatttacaTACAGCACAATGTATTGGTCAAATACTAGTAACAGGTAATTAACAAACTAACAAGAAAATCAGCTTTTAAATGCTTCATGACAGGGTAATTCATGTCCAACATATCAAACACATATTTATAGAtaactttagaaagaaaatacatcCTTTTTTGATCATCACAAGTAGCAATGagattttctatattattttcagcctcactttagaaatgttttaattgtCTAAATTTAATCAATTCATCGATTAAAGGAATGACAATATAATAGTAaaattacatgtatgtttatatatacgtgtgtgtgtgtcaaataACAAAACCCAAGTTATAAACTAAAACCATTTGAAGGTAAATTGAAGACAAAAGTGATCCTGGCTTCAGTTGTCTGGTTCTTCACATAAATTCCAATTTCCAAGTTTTACAACTCTAGTAATATCCAGATAGATAATTCAACCTGCAACTTTTTTCTTCGattcctgtctttctctttttcacactgtaatttttgtctttttactgaTTACATAAAATAGGACTTCCAGTCTTAATACATCTCCCAGGAGAAGTGAAATGCGTTCAACTAGGTATTGAGTATCATTTTCCATtctacttttctatatttatctGGTCTAAAAACACTCCAACCATGTAGtttttcttccatccttttaAGTCACTTAACTTTAATTCAGTAAAAAGGGTAATGGAACACTGAAAGAactgggccaaaatcaaggtgaaATATACCCCCAGAAATAAACTTATCataattttggattttagaatGGCCAAACATATTAATTTACTAAAACTAATCATGAATTCAAAAATCAGCATTGTTTTAAAGAGGTTTTTATTGGAGGTGAGGGCATAATCTACTGCAAAAAGTATACTTCACTGAATACCATATTAGTTCAAAAGAATACCAGAACTTCATGTGGCCAAAGCAGCTGAAATGTCATTACCTTCTTGATTTGGGCAGTTTGGACTATGAAAGGGGATGCTATTggaatttccacactgttcaTCTACCTTTGGGGAAACAGCTTGTTCTTGAcactttttgttctcttttgcAAATTCGAAAGTCACACTCTCCTCAGCAGCCTGAAATGGCCTCTCTAAATGAACCACTGGTTTCCTTGCTTCTACTTCTTGTTCATGTAGCAATCTCTCTACCTCCACCTCAAGCTCCAGAGCCTCTTCATCAGCTTGTACATCTAGTTGTTGCATCAACTCCTCCAACTTCTTGGCCTTCCGGAGCTCATTTTGCTGTATGATTGTACAAAGGTGTTCAGTGAGTTGCTCTTTTATCTCAGTCTTGCGCTGCAGATCTAGCTTTGCTGCAATATACTCTGCTTCAGCCCTGTCAAACCGCTTCCTGTAAGGATGTGTATAAAGATAAGTCCATCAGTTTTCCATTGAAGAAGATATTCAAAAGAGGATCTAGAAACAATAATTAAACTCCAAAACTGGGAAAAAATAGATAATGAAGATATGGATATTACTGCTTTACAAACACTTGTCTACATGTTAGACAAACTAGGCCATGGCTGCTGAAACTTTCACAATATCCTTACTTGAATTCACCTAATAAAACACATCATTCTGCACGAATGTTTTCTTTCCAAAGCTGTTTTTGAGTGAAGGCAGTCTAAAAGGTTAATTCAGTGGTATGCTACTTCCGGAGTGGGAGGATGGGGAGCCCTGATTTGTAGCGTTTACATTTCCATGGGATAACTACTACCACCAAGGTGATATTACTGAATGCAGAACTGGGAAGAGATACACAAAATCCACATGAGCCAGGGTAAGCTAGCTTTAGCACACAGCTGGTTAAATTTATAAGAAGTAAGACAAGAGATGGAGAAAGTGGAAAATCGTATCTCTTgattaataaattagaaaaaaagagacaaattctGATGGAGAAAGATATGGACAGTGGTTGGGAGATGAATATAAATGGGACAGAGCACACCCAGCAAAATGAtactgggtgacagcaagacatAAACATCAAGTAGAAAACCTCAGGAGAGCTATATGTAGGATTTCTCAATCTTGGTGCTACTGACAATTTGGGCcatataattatttgttgtgAGAAGCTGTCCTGCACACTGCAGGATGCTAAAGTGCATCACTGGCTTCTACCCATCAGTAGCCAGTAATTCTCAAAAGTTGTAATAAGCAAAAGTGTCTGCAGGCATTGTCAAATGTCCCTTTATTGGACAAAAATGCTCCCACTTGAGAAACCTTGGGTTAAGTTGTTCTCACTCTCTCCACTACTCCATTTACACTTAGTaggaaattttacatatttacacaTGTATAAACTCTGTTGATAGGTAATCTTATGTAAAGTCGTATGTGAAGCAGAGCAATTCTACCGGAGAAGTCACCATGCaatctcactttttttcttctgcattagGTCAGTACAAAAAGAAGAGTTATCGTATCTTAATTTATTGTCTTTTACCTTTTCTATACaatttgttgcttttctttttgcaaCAAGAGGGTCCTTCCTCTTTGTCAGAAAAAAGGTTGATTTCCAACTAGTTCTTCAATTTCATTACCATTAGCAGTTGTGAAGGCCACGCTGCTTTACCTGTTATGAGTGCCTACATCGACTTAGTGTAATACGTAGCTTCTAGTATAAGAGTTATGGCAAAAAGAAACAGGTGTATCTCCTAATTTAGGAttctctgtcttggaaaaaaatacagtgaaaataataaatgGCTTTCATTTTAGACAACTCAGGGGTCAAAACCTTCCTGACAATTACCGTGTGTGCCCGTTTTGGTTAAGGCTTTTCGTGGATGCAAAGAACAGATATCCAGTCAAACTAGCTCAGGTAAAAATTGAGTTTTATTGTAGGCTGCAAGAGGCAATTTCATAGTCATGTCATCAGAATCAAAGGCTATTCTCTTCAATGCTTAGAAGCaacacattttctctcatttcagcTCTCCTATCACACTCACAGCCCAGTATGGCCACCACCTGCAATCTGTATCAAATTCACTCCACTCAATCTCTCAGTGATCCAATTCCATAGTCTCAGAGAAGAACCCAGGTTTGCCCAGCTCATCTCAGCTTAAACAGAACTCTTAGTGTCAGGCCATGCCATGAACCACTACTTAGCCTATGAATTAAATGTACTGGAGTCGGTAGCCCATCTTTGTTCTAATTAGGTATGCCTCAGGGTCAGCATCCTGAGTCCAAAACACAGTCAGGTTCCTCTGGAAGGGGCTGGGGAAGAGGCATGCAATAATTGAAAATTCCAGTACAGAGACTCTGGGCAGTTACTTAAGCTGAGTCTTGGTCTATCTGTAAAACAATGATGATAAAATACCTCATAGGAGTTTTGAGTATTAAACAGTATAAACGGGGCAAGCTTCCAGTCTTGTGTatggtaggtgctcaagaaaCAGAACTTCTCCTTTAGAACACCAGAATCAAAAAGTACTGTTAATGTATTAGTAAGCATGAATCTAAAATTAAGATTACACAAAATTTAGGGACCTGGTATTTATACTTGAAAACTCATTTACATAATGTTAATctatcatatttccttttttttaattaaatatagtaAATGTAAGAATGAGAGTGCCCATTATCTTTCAATAACCCCCTATGTTAAAAGAATTGTTCTAAAGGAACTCTACTGGATACCTAGTTCCCTTATTTCCATACTTTATAACATACCCTGTTCATGTAATATTCTTGCAACAAGACAGGGGTTCTGACATTCTCAATAGGTGTATGAATGCCCTGACCTGACCGTGACTCAAACCTCCCTTCTCTGCAAGTCTGTGGTCTCCTTCAGCCAGTCAAAATCAATCAGTAGAGATTTACAGTATGGACTCATGAATACTGAATTGAAATTAACATCTGCAAATAGGTCCCTTGGTTTCCACTGATCTATCACCCTGGATAAATCACTgaagattttgtattttgtttatttattcaaagtCTTTCTGGTCAGAAATACGAATATATACTCTCCTACAGAgtgatttaacatttaaaatattgattagtTTCACAAACTGCACTACCAGCCTACAGTCAGGTGGGTAATACCAAAGTAGTGTATGATGACATTCTggaacaaaataataagagcattATACATAACATAGTAAGACAGAGTGAACTGGAAATGTAATTATAcaattgttttgttattttaaagggGGATGGAATGGATcaatgaaagttatttttaaaggattttagaaAGTATCTCTTTGTTTTGGTATCcccttaaatgtttaaaaactcaACCATTAACCCTCTGTATAGCACTGGGTTCCACGGGTCCACTTTTAGTTTTTCAGTTCCTTTTCTGAGCAGTTCTCACTATTTGTATAAATTagcatttcataatttttaccttttcttaagCCTTTCAAACAATgagaaaatttacttatttaaaaaaacaaaataaattgtattCTGCAATTACTAGAGAGGTCCAATGAACCCTTTCATAAATCTAA
It encodes:
- the GORAB gene encoding RAB6-interacting golgin isoform X2, yielding MEEKNKRKKALLAKAIAERSKRTQAETMKLKRIQKELQALDDMVSADIGILRNRIDQASLDYSYARKRFDRAEAEYIAAKLDLQRKTEIKEQLTEHLCTIIQQNELRKAKKLEELMQQLDVQADEEALELEVEVERLLHEQEVEARKPVVHLERPFQAAEESVTFEFAKENKKCQEQAVSPKVDEQCGNSNSIPFHSPNCPNQEGNDISAALAT